In Drosophila innubila isolate TH190305 chromosome 2R unlocalized genomic scaffold, UK_Dinn_1.0 1_C_2R, whole genome shotgun sequence, the following are encoded in one genomic region:
- the LOC117783421 gene encoding general odorant-binding protein 57c-like, whose protein sequence is MNSTFNSVASAIFFALLFVLVQSYSEDDMAQAVDNCMAANNITQMDYVDFMNSTSLEEDEDNIERKYKCFLHCLAEDLDVVDSSGYIDIELVENHGKLSEKDRAAFVECKKENDHMTDMCEYAFSFLFCLPDNLDLTEFNNESE, encoded by the exons aTGAATAGTACTTTCAACAGTGTGGCTTCTGCGATCTTCTTTGCTCTTCTCTTTGTCCTAGTTCAA agtTACTCTGAGGACGATATGGCTCAAGCGGTTGACAATTGTATGGCGGCCAACAACATTACGCAAATGGATTATGTCGATTTCATGAACAGTACTAGCTTAGAGGAGGATGAGGATAATATTGAAAGGAAGTATAAGTGCTTTTTACATTGTCTGGCTGAGGATTTGGATGTGGTCGACTCCAGCGGATATATAGACATTGAACTCGTTGAAAACCATGGCAAACTTAGTGAAAAGGATCGGGCCGCATTCGTAGAGTGCAAAAAAGAGAATGATCACATGACAGATATGTGTGAatatgcattttcatttctgttttgtttaccAGACAATCTTGATTTGACCGAATTTAACAACGAATCTGAGTGA